A part of Citrifermentans bremense genomic DNA contains:
- a CDS encoding lytic transglycosylase domain-containing protein gives MIKATLIILSLLFSTTAFAAPASSAADERHLARAMQVASNSSDVALSKGLGLTPSDFSDDEDFSDDSQDYDLKLPEMELPDSDIPLTFNTKVDYFVRYFQGPARPVFAKWLSRSERYIPMMKTVLKKEGLPEDLVYLAMIESGFMTHAVSVASAVGPWQFMPQTGKRYALRIDPWIDERRDPLKATVAAALYLKELYALFNNDWYLAAAGYNAGENKILRAINMYNTRDFWEISKGSYLARETKDYVPKLLAAAIIAKEPAKHGFADVAYLPPIEFDVVKIPSRTDLEVVAKACGVEVQAIRDLNPALRRGSTPPDYPGYQLKVPKGTAVVFEVEYAKIPESERYTEKVKHVRYRAKKKDTLISIARRFKTTPQAIAELNDLGRKKAAKLHGRMLTVPVQVAARVEEKPAPAAAEPKELHKYYTVKKGDTLASLAKRFNVTARVLSAWNNLKTRVALKPGKRIIVAKYQKGAPGRDSG, from the coding sequence ATGATCAAAGCGACCCTCATCATACTGTCACTGCTGTTCTCTACCACCGCTTTCGCAGCGCCCGCCAGCTCGGCCGCCGACGAGCGCCACCTGGCCCGGGCCATGCAGGTCGCCTCCAACTCCTCCGACGTCGCGCTCTCCAAAGGACTCGGCCTCACCCCCTCGGATTTCTCCGACGATGAAGATTTCAGCGATGATTCCCAGGATTACGACCTCAAACTGCCGGAGATGGAACTTCCCGACTCCGATATCCCGCTTACCTTCAACACCAAGGTGGACTACTTCGTCCGCTACTTCCAGGGGCCGGCTCGTCCGGTCTTCGCCAAGTGGCTCTCCCGGAGCGAGCGCTACATCCCGATGATGAAGACGGTGCTGAAGAAGGAAGGGCTCCCCGAGGACCTGGTCTATCTGGCGATGATCGAGAGCGGTTTCATGACGCACGCGGTCTCGGTGGCGAGCGCGGTCGGTCCCTGGCAGTTCATGCCCCAGACGGGGAAACGTTACGCGCTCAGGATCGACCCCTGGATCGACGAGAGGCGCGATCCCTTGAAGGCGACGGTTGCCGCGGCGCTCTACCTTAAAGAGCTTTACGCGCTCTTCAACAACGACTGGTACCTGGCAGCCGCAGGGTACAACGCGGGAGAAAACAAGATCCTGCGCGCCATCAACATGTACAACACCCGCGACTTCTGGGAGATCTCCAAGGGGAGCTATCTGGCCCGGGAGACCAAGGACTACGTCCCGAAACTCTTGGCCGCCGCCATCATCGCCAAGGAACCAGCCAAGCACGGCTTTGCCGACGTTGCCTACCTTCCCCCAATCGAGTTCGACGTGGTGAAGATCCCGTCGCGCACCGACCTCGAGGTCGTGGCCAAGGCCTGCGGTGTCGAGGTGCAGGCCATACGCGACTTGAACCCCGCGCTGCGCCGCGGCTCGACCCCCCCGGACTACCCGGGATACCAGCTGAAGGTTCCCAAAGGGACGGCAGTCGTCTTCGAGGTCGAGTACGCCAAGATCCCCGAGTCCGAGCGCTACACCGAGAAGGTGAAGCACGTGCGCTACCGCGCCAAGAAAAAGGACACCCTGATCTCCATTGCCAGACGCTTCAAGACCACCCCGCAGGCCATAGCCGAGTTGAACGACCTGGGGCGCAAGAAGGCCGCCAAGCTCCACGGACGGATGCTGACCGTCCCGGTCCAGGTCGCGGCGCGGGTAGAGGAGAAGCCGGCGCCGGCCGCGGCGGAGCCAAAGGAGCTGCACAAGTACTACACCGTGAAGAAGGGTGACACCCTGGCTTCCCTGGCAAAACGGTTCAACGTCACGGCTCGGGTGCTCTCGGCCTGGAACAACCTGAAGACCAGGGTGGCGCTGAAGCCCGGCAAGCGCATCATCGTTGCCAAGTACCAAAAGGGCGCCCCGGGCAGGGATTCGGGCTAG
- a CDS encoding acetyl-CoA hydrolase/transferase C-terminal domain-containing protein, with protein MSEYGTLQDRVQCKQLLNKVMAPEQTIDFFKNGMNLGWSGFTPAGYPKVVPIALADHVEKNNLQGKLKFNLFIGASVGAETEDRWATLDMIDRRWPYQTGKNIAAGINAGRIRMGDKHLSLFAQDLGYGFYTKDSESGKLDLAIIEVSAIKEDGSLVPTSSCGVIPEILMICDKIILEVNTGQPSFEGIHDLLTPLTPPNRQILGITHAGERIGSTSIPCDPSKVVAVVESKLRDQGRAFAEQDDTSEAIANHIIDFFTHEVKAGRLPKNLLPIQSGVGSIANAVIGGLAKGPFSNLTVYTEVLQDTMLDLFDSGKLDAASSCSLSLSATPGFPRFFENMDKYFDKITLRPLSISNAPEPIRRLGCIAMNTPVEIDIYAHANSTLVGGTRMINGLGGSGDFLRNGFLKMMHTPSSRPSKTDPNGISCVVPHCSHIDHTEHDLDCVITEQGLADLRGMAPKERARRIIEKCAHPDYKAQLTEYLDIAEKECLAKKVGHEPQLWDRAFKMHLNLEKNGTMKLKNWDVKIDLCE; from the coding sequence ATGTCCGAGTACGGCACACTGCAAGACCGGGTACAATGCAAGCAACTTTTGAACAAGGTCATGGCTCCCGAGCAGACCATCGATTTCTTCAAGAACGGGATGAACCTTGGCTGGTCCGGCTTCACCCCGGCCGGTTACCCGAAAGTGGTGCCTATCGCCCTGGCTGACCATGTCGAGAAGAACAACCTGCAGGGCAAGCTGAAATTCAACCTCTTCATCGGTGCTTCCGTCGGCGCCGAGACCGAAGACCGTTGGGCAACTCTGGACATGATCGACCGCCGCTGGCCGTACCAGACCGGCAAGAACATCGCCGCCGGCATCAACGCGGGCCGCATCCGCATGGGCGACAAGCACCTCTCCCTGTTCGCGCAGGACCTGGGCTACGGCTTCTACACCAAGGACTCCGAAAGCGGCAAGCTCGACCTCGCCATCATCGAAGTCTCCGCGATCAAGGAAGACGGCTCCCTGGTGCCGACCTCTTCCTGCGGCGTCATCCCCGAAATCCTGATGATCTGCGACAAGATCATCCTCGAGGTTAACACCGGACAGCCTTCCTTCGAAGGTATCCACGACCTCTTGACCCCGCTCACCCCGCCGAACCGTCAGATCCTGGGGATCACCCACGCCGGCGAGAGGATCGGCTCCACCTCGATCCCGTGCGACCCGAGCAAGGTCGTCGCCGTGGTCGAGTCCAAGCTGCGCGACCAGGGTCGTGCCTTCGCTGAGCAGGACGACACCTCCGAGGCGATTGCAAACCACATCATCGACTTCTTCACCCACGAGGTGAAAGCCGGCCGTCTGCCGAAGAACCTCCTCCCGATCCAGTCGGGCGTAGGCTCCATCGCCAACGCCGTCATCGGCGGCCTCGCCAAGGGCCCCTTCTCCAACCTGACCGTGTACACCGAGGTGCTCCAGGACACCATGCTCGACCTGTTCGATTCCGGCAAGCTCGACGCGGCCTCCTCCTGCTCCCTTTCCCTCTCGGCGACCCCGGGCTTCCCGCGCTTCTTCGAGAACATGGACAAGTACTTCGACAAGATCACCCTGCGTCCGCTCTCCATCTCCAACGCCCCTGAGCCGATTCGTCGTCTGGGGTGCATCGCGATGAACACCCCGGTCGAGATCGACATCTACGCGCACGCAAACTCCACCCTGGTCGGTGGTACCCGCATGATCAACGGCCTGGGTGGCTCGGGCGACTTCTTGAGGAACGGCTTCCTGAAGATGATGCACACCCCGTCCTCCCGTCCGTCGAAGACCGACCCGAACGGTATCTCCTGCGTGGTGCCGCACTGCTCGCACATTGACCACACCGAGCACGACCTCGACTGCGTCATCACCGAGCAGGGCCTGGCCGACCTGCGCGGCATGGCTCCCAAGGAGCGTGCCCGCCGCATCATCGAGAAGTGCGCGCACCCGGACTACAAGGCGCAGCTCACCGAGTACCTCGACATCGCCGAGAAAGAGTGCCTGGCGAAGAAGGTCGGCCACGAGCCGCAGCTTTGGGACCGCGCCTTCAAGATGCACCTCAACCTTGAGAAGAACGGCACCATGAAGCTCAAGAACTGGGACGTCAAGATCGACCTCTGCGAGTAA
- a CDS encoding outer membrane protein assembly factor BamD, which translates to MQLRPLRHLALCSALCLISACASAPAPVKSADTYFKEGEAAFAKRNYNEAIESWKKVKESDTAPALTSQAELKIADAHFENKAYIEAAAAYEDFRKLHPTHPQAPYALYRLALSHYQQIAGTDTDQTPVKNAVATLEAFLGQFPRSEYAPELSKKLADCRDKQLAYENYVGNFYLRTEKYQSAIKRLNEALVRFPGLTRLDDTLFYLGKAYLKAGELQQGKVALQRLAAEYPASPRNKEASLLLQKGFAGYSSQGA; encoded by the coding sequence ATGCAGCTTCGACCCCTGCGTCACCTTGCCCTTTGCTCCGCACTGTGCCTGATCAGCGCCTGCGCCTCGGCGCCTGCGCCGGTAAAAAGCGCCGACACCTATTTCAAGGAAGGCGAGGCCGCTTTCGCCAAGCGCAACTACAACGAGGCGATCGAGAGCTGGAAGAAAGTGAAGGAAAGCGACACCGCCCCGGCTCTGACCAGCCAGGCCGAGCTGAAGATCGCGGACGCCCATTTCGAGAACAAGGCCTACATCGAGGCTGCGGCAGCCTATGAAGACTTCCGCAAGCTGCACCCGACCCACCCCCAGGCCCCTTACGCGCTTTACCGGCTGGCCTTGAGCCACTACCAGCAGATCGCCGGGACAGACACCGATCAGACCCCGGTCAAGAACGCGGTGGCCACACTGGAGGCGTTCCTGGGGCAGTTCCCACGGTCGGAGTACGCCCCGGAGCTGTCCAAAAAGCTAGCCGACTGCCGCGACAAACAGCTGGCCTACGAGAACTACGTCGGCAACTTCTACCTGAGGACCGAGAAGTACCAGTCGGCGATTAAGAGGCTGAACGAGGCGCTGGTGCGCTTCCCTGGGCTGACCAGGCTGGACGACACGCTTTTCTACCTTGGGAAGGCATATCTGAAGGCGGGGGAGTTGCAGCAGGGTAAGGTCGCTTTGCAGAGGCTCGCCGCCGAGTATCCGGCAAGCCCCCGGAACAAGGAAGCCTCCCTGCTGTTGCAGAAAGGCTTCGCCGGCTACTCCTCGCAAGGGGCATAG
- a CDS encoding tetratricopeptide repeat protein gives MYNLLISAGAAVAVFLIVSLSAGFQYWWAAGLAALLVFLGSFLVISRIVTKKLEAIMEPAMKDIQAQRFEKGIRDLKSALRFGKWQIYVESQINSAIGMVYFVRRDFSTAFPYLEKGFFKNWVTMGMLAVTYMKRNKHDKMKETFDKALMGSPKESLLYALYAYCLNEIGETVKGCEVLAKGVSKLPGDENLKQNLELLREGKKMKMKGYGEMWLQFHLESLGTIQKQQMAAMGGRRRIIRK, from the coding sequence ATGTACAACCTTCTCATCTCCGCAGGCGCGGCCGTGGCCGTTTTTCTCATCGTCTCCCTCTCCGCAGGTTTCCAGTACTGGTGGGCCGCAGGTCTTGCCGCGCTGCTGGTCTTTCTGGGGAGCTTCCTCGTCATCTCCCGCATCGTCACCAAGAAGCTCGAGGCGATCATGGAACCTGCCATGAAGGACATCCAGGCCCAGCGCTTCGAGAAGGGGATCCGCGATCTGAAGAGCGCGCTGCGCTTCGGCAAGTGGCAGATCTACGTGGAGAGCCAGATCAACTCCGCCATCGGCATGGTCTACTTCGTGAGACGCGACTTCTCGACGGCGTTTCCCTACCTGGAGAAGGGCTTCTTCAAGAACTGGGTCACCATGGGGATGCTCGCCGTCACCTACATGAAGCGCAACAAGCACGACAAGATGAAGGAGACCTTCGACAAGGCGCTTATGGGCTCGCCCAAGGAGTCGCTCCTCTACGCCCTCTACGCCTACTGCCTCAACGAGATCGGGGAGACGGTGAAGGGGTGCGAGGTGCTGGCCAAGGGGGTATCCAAGCTCCCGGGGGACGAGAACCTGAAGCAGAACCTGGAGCTTCTGCGCGAAGGGAAGAAGATGAAGATGAAGGGGTACGGCGAGATGTGGCTGCAGTTCCACCTGGAAAGCCTCGGCACCATCCAGAAGCAGCAGATGGCCGCGATGGGCGGAAGGCGGCGTATCATAAGAAAATAA
- the typA gene encoding translational GTPase TypA translates to MQEKIRNIAIIAHVDHGKTTLVDAMLKQSGVFRENEAITERVMDSNDLEKERGITILAKNLSIHHGDYKINIVDTPGHADFGGEVERVLKMVDSVLLLVDALDGPMPQTRFVLKKSLDLGLKPIVVINKVDRPGARPAEVVDMVFDLFCELQASDAQLDFAICYTSAKMGYAMREMEQPSENMEPLFELIKENVHPPEGDATAPFQLLVTNIDYNDYIGRIATGKIFNGKVSSGETVALIKRDGAISKARVTKLLGYEGLKQVEIAEAFTGDIVTIAGFTEVGIGETLAAADNPIPLPYVAIDEPTLSMNFIVNSSPFAGREGKLVTSRNIRERLDRELRTNVSLRVSDTSNADTFQVSGRGELHLSILIENMRREGFEMAVSKPEVIMRMVNGVRHEPMEYLVVDVPAEYQGAIIERMGPRKGEMAAMTPMGDTIRLEFIVPARGLIGLRGEFLTETRGTAVITHTFHEYAPYKGEIPGRKNGVLIAMEQGETTAYSLDALQPRGILFLGAGVEVYGGMIVGQHAKDNDLEVNPCKGKKLTNVRASGSDDAIKLTPPRVLTLEQALEFIDEDELVEVTPVSIRLRKKVLDPTMRKRANRS, encoded by the coding sequence ATGCAGGAGAAGATCAGAAACATAGCGATCATCGCACACGTCGACCACGGCAAGACCACCCTGGTGGACGCGATGCTTAAGCAGTCCGGCGTATTCAGAGAAAACGAGGCGATCACCGAGAGGGTGATGGATTCCAACGACCTGGAGAAGGAGCGCGGCATCACCATCCTCGCCAAGAACCTCTCCATCCACCACGGCGACTACAAGATCAACATCGTGGACACCCCGGGGCACGCGGACTTCGGCGGCGAAGTCGAGCGCGTGTTGAAGATGGTCGACTCGGTGCTTTTGCTGGTGGACGCCCTCGACGGCCCGATGCCGCAGACCCGCTTCGTACTCAAGAAGTCGCTCGACCTGGGGCTTAAGCCGATCGTCGTGATCAACAAGGTCGACCGTCCCGGTGCCCGCCCCGCAGAGGTGGTGGACATGGTGTTCGACCTTTTCTGCGAACTGCAGGCCTCCGACGCCCAGCTCGACTTCGCCATCTGCTACACCAGCGCCAAGATGGGCTACGCCATGCGGGAGATGGAGCAGCCCTCCGAGAACATGGAGCCGCTCTTCGAGCTGATCAAGGAGAACGTCCATCCCCCCGAAGGGGACGCGACCGCTCCCTTCCAGCTCCTGGTCACCAACATCGACTATAACGATTACATCGGCCGCATCGCCACCGGGAAGATCTTCAACGGCAAGGTGAGCTCCGGCGAGACCGTCGCCCTTATAAAGCGCGACGGCGCCATCTCCAAAGCGCGCGTCACCAAGCTCCTGGGATACGAGGGGCTGAAGCAGGTCGAGATTGCCGAGGCCTTTACCGGGGACATCGTCACCATCGCGGGCTTCACCGAGGTTGGTATCGGCGAGACCCTCGCCGCGGCCGACAACCCGATTCCGCTTCCCTACGTTGCCATCGACGAGCCAACCCTGTCCATGAACTTCATCGTCAACTCCTCCCCCTTCGCCGGGCGCGAGGGGAAGCTGGTGACCTCCAGGAACATCCGCGAGCGCCTGGACCGGGAGCTTAGGACCAACGTGTCGCTGCGGGTATCCGATACCTCCAACGCCGACACCTTCCAGGTCTCGGGCCGCGGTGAGCTGCACCTCTCCATCCTGATCGAGAACATGCGCCGCGAAGGGTTCGAAATGGCGGTTTCGAAGCCTGAGGTCATCATGCGCATGGTGAACGGCGTGCGCCACGAGCCGATGGAATACCTGGTGGTGGACGTCCCCGCCGAGTACCAGGGCGCCATAATCGAGCGCATGGGCCCCCGCAAGGGTGAGATGGCAGCCATGACGCCTATGGGCGACACCATCCGTCTCGAGTTCATCGTCCCAGCCCGTGGCCTGATCGGCTTGAGGGGGGAGTTCCTCACCGAGACCCGCGGCACCGCGGTGATCACCCACACCTTCCACGAGTACGCCCCCTACAAAGGGGAGATCCCGGGGAGGAAGAACGGCGTCTTGATCGCCATGGAGCAGGGCGAGACCACCGCCTACTCGCTCGATGCGCTGCAGCCGCGCGGCATCCTGTTCCTCGGCGCAGGGGTGGAAGTATACGGCGGCATGATCGTCGGGCAGCACGCCAAAGACAACGACCTTGAGGTGAACCCCTGCAAGGGGAAGAAGCTCACCAACGTGCGCGCCTCCGGCTCCGACGACGCCATCAAGCTCACCCCTCCCAGGGTCCTCACTCTGGAGCAGGCGCTCGAGTTCATCGACGAGGACGAGCTGGTCGAGGTCACCCCGGTGTCGATCCGCCTCAGGAAAAAGGTGCTCGACCCCACCATGCGCAAGCGCGCCAACCGCAGCTAA
- a CDS encoding ATP-binding protein, with amino-acid sequence MTKKQLYNSRILLTYLNLLKNRYQEVDPADILEYADISPYHVTDAAYWFTQSQVDRFNERLVQLTGNPGIAREGGRYAASRDSLGFIGKYVLGLVGPGDAFFSINKSSSNFTKSSRFECRKIAKNKVEITVTALPGVRESAFQCENRIGFFEAMLASFNCESPLIEHPECSFKGGACCRYVISWRNRLPRRLRTTRNWLTAAMVAAAVGFHSPSPWSALSLGPLFLAFFFALSHLASHLEKRELRAALVNLKESTDELLEQTTTNYQNALLVNEVGQALSKRAGQERLLEDIVAVLEMRLGYDRGMILLSDAQRSKLKFRVGFGYDESQLSVLQDACFNLDKPNSRGVFATCFTEQKPFLINDFAEVAALHSAHSVQFAQQMGTRSFICCAIVCEGEPLGVLAMDNVRSKRPLVGSDLSILMGVAPVIGISISNAIHVDNERRITEQLRQSQKREAMGEFASGVAHDFNNLLTAIIGFASLAQANLVADSIPFQYLDEVLNASERATYLTRDLLAFGRNQAANPQAVDLNRIVGQMERLLGRLISRQIELRVSLCDEAPTVLADPGHLDQVVMNLATNARDAMNNAGILTIETAVVELSCDSTRSPGAKSAGRYARLSVRDTGRGMDEETRGRLFEPFFTTKEAGQGTGLGLAIVQGIVQQSGGFIEVESSPGKGACFLIHLPLLQEIEEPAQAPLAVYPLSSPGGETVLVAEDALEVRRVTAELLQQHGYRVIEAADGCEALEKFLKHQDQIKLVIMDLVMPRMGGRDAFDAIAKCNPDLKVLFTSAYPPEEVDAGRSVLPEGSFLAKPCQPRPLLLAVRRLLGSSLSMRQYSARRG; translated from the coding sequence ATGACGAAAAAGCAGCTATACAACAGCAGGATACTGCTCACCTACCTCAATCTGCTCAAGAACAGGTACCAAGAGGTGGACCCCGCCGACATCCTGGAGTACGCAGATATAAGCCCGTACCACGTGACCGATGCCGCCTACTGGTTCACCCAGTCCCAGGTGGACCGGTTCAACGAGCGGTTGGTGCAGCTGACTGGGAATCCCGGCATCGCGCGCGAGGGGGGAAGATACGCCGCCTCCCGCGACTCGCTCGGCTTCATAGGGAAGTACGTCCTTGGGCTCGTCGGCCCCGGCGACGCCTTTTTCAGCATTAATAAATCCAGCTCCAACTTCACCAAATCCTCACGTTTCGAATGCAGGAAGATCGCCAAGAACAAGGTGGAGATCACTGTCACCGCTCTTCCCGGGGTGAGGGAAAGCGCCTTCCAGTGCGAAAACCGCATCGGCTTCTTCGAGGCGATGCTGGCGAGCTTCAACTGCGAATCTCCCCTGATCGAACATCCCGAGTGCAGCTTCAAGGGAGGCGCCTGCTGCCGCTACGTCATCTCCTGGCGCAACAGGCTGCCGCGACGGCTGCGCACCACTCGGAACTGGCTCACGGCTGCGATGGTCGCAGCCGCCGTCGGTTTCCATTCCCCCTCCCCCTGGTCGGCCCTGTCGCTCGGCCCGCTGTTTCTCGCCTTCTTCTTCGCCTTGAGCCACCTGGCCTCGCACCTGGAGAAACGTGAACTGCGTGCGGCGCTGGTGAACCTCAAAGAATCGACGGACGAACTACTGGAACAGACGACCACCAACTACCAGAACGCCCTGCTGGTCAACGAAGTCGGCCAGGCGCTCAGCAAACGGGCCGGCCAGGAGCGGCTGCTCGAAGACATCGTAGCCGTGCTGGAAATGAGGCTCGGTTACGACAGGGGGATGATCCTTCTTTCCGACGCCCAGCGGAGCAAACTGAAGTTCCGGGTCGGATTCGGTTACGACGAGTCCCAGCTGAGCGTGCTGCAGGACGCCTGTTTCAACCTGGACAAACCGAACTCGCGTGGGGTCTTCGCCACCTGCTTCACGGAACAGAAACCTTTCCTCATCAACGACTTCGCCGAGGTGGCCGCGCTGCATTCCGCCCACAGCGTCCAATTCGCGCAGCAGATGGGGACCAGGTCCTTTATCTGCTGCGCCATTGTCTGCGAAGGTGAACCGCTAGGGGTCCTGGCAATGGACAACGTGCGCAGCAAGAGGCCCCTGGTCGGCAGCGACCTGAGCATTTTGATGGGGGTGGCGCCGGTAATAGGGATCAGCATCAGCAACGCCATCCATGTCGACAACGAGAGACGGATAACGGAGCAGTTGCGGCAGTCGCAGAAGAGGGAGGCGATGGGGGAATTCGCAAGCGGCGTGGCACACGACTTCAACAACCTGCTGACCGCCATAATCGGCTTCGCAAGCCTGGCACAAGCGAACCTCGTTGCCGACAGCATCCCCTTCCAGTACCTCGACGAGGTGCTAAACGCCTCAGAGCGCGCCACCTACCTCACCCGGGATCTGCTCGCCTTCGGCAGGAACCAGGCGGCCAACCCCCAGGCGGTGGACCTGAACCGGATCGTCGGGCAGATGGAGAGGCTTTTGGGGCGGCTCATCTCCCGGCAGATCGAACTCAGGGTCTCGCTTTGCGACGAGGCGCCCACGGTCCTCGCCGACCCAGGGCACCTGGACCAGGTTGTGATGAACCTGGCCACCAACGCCCGCGACGCCATGAACAACGCCGGCATCCTTACCATAGAGACTGCTGTAGTGGAGCTCTCCTGCGACTCCACCAGGTCGCCAGGCGCCAAGTCCGCCGGGCGTTACGCGAGGCTCTCGGTCCGGGACACGGGGAGGGGGATGGACGAGGAGACACGGGGGAGGCTTTTCGAGCCTTTCTTCACAACCAAGGAAGCCGGGCAGGGAACCGGTCTGGGACTCGCCATCGTCCAGGGGATCGTGCAGCAAAGCGGTGGCTTTATCGAAGTGGAAAGCTCTCCCGGGAAAGGGGCCTGCTTCCTGATCCATCTCCCCCTGCTGCAGGAGATCGAAGAACCCGCTCAGGCTCCGCTGGCCGTATATCCCCTCTCCTCCCCCGGCGGCGAAACCGTACTGGTGGCCGAAGATGCGCTGGAGGTGAGGAGGGTCACGGCTGAGTTGCTGCAGCAGCACGGCTACAGGGTCATCGAGGCGGCTGACGGATGCGAAGCGCTGGAAAAGTTCCTCAAGCACCAGGATCAGATCAAGCTGGTGATCATGGACCTGGTGATGCCCAGGATGGGCGGCCGCGACGCCTTCGACGCCATCGCCAAGTGCAACCCCGATCTCAAGGTCCTTTTCACGAGCGCCTACCCTCCCGAAGAGGTCGACGCTGGCCGGTCGGTCCTGCCGGAAGGAAGCTTCCTTGCCAAGCCGTGCCAGCCGCGTCCCCTGCTTCTTGCCGTCAGGCGCCTGCTCGGCAGCAGCCTGAGCATGAGGCAGTACTCGGCCAGACGCGGCTGA
- the xerC gene encoding tyrosine recombinase XerC — MKAELEQFYSYLETERNVSPHTVAAYKSDLEQFRAFLAKDLEEPRAEEVDHLTIRRYLAQLHKVCAKSSIGRKLAAIRALYRFLIREGKLEKNPAELVSTPKKEKKLPFHLNIDQVSALVTAPQGDSPLPLRDRAVLETLYSCGIRVSELTGMNVGDMDLAAGLARVLGKGGKERLVPVGSCARSALAAYLAERGNPGSSEPLILNARGGRLTRRSVARIVDAHMLLIATMRKVSPHTLRHTFATHLLEGGADLRAIQELLGHASLSTTQKYTHVSIDKLMEVYDKAHPKARD; from the coding sequence ATGAAAGCTGAACTGGAGCAATTCTATAGCTACCTGGAGACCGAACGCAACGTCTCCCCCCACACGGTCGCCGCCTATAAAAGCGACCTGGAGCAGTTCCGCGCCTTCCTTGCCAAAGACCTTGAGGAGCCTCGTGCCGAGGAGGTCGACCACCTCACCATCAGGCGCTACCTGGCGCAGTTGCACAAGGTATGCGCCAAAAGCTCCATCGGCCGCAAGCTCGCCGCGATCAGGGCGCTGTACCGGTTCCTAATACGCGAAGGGAAGCTGGAGAAAAACCCGGCTGAACTCGTGAGTACCCCGAAGAAGGAAAAAAAGCTCCCCTTCCATCTGAACATCGACCAGGTAAGCGCACTGGTTACGGCGCCGCAAGGGGATTCCCCCCTGCCGCTTCGCGACCGCGCCGTTTTGGAGACGCTTTACTCCTGCGGCATCAGGGTGAGCGAGTTGACCGGCATGAACGTCGGGGACATGGATCTTGCAGCCGGTCTCGCCCGGGTCCTGGGCAAAGGGGGGAAGGAGCGGCTGGTCCCGGTCGGCTCCTGCGCCAGAAGCGCCCTGGCCGCCTATCTTGCCGAGCGCGGCAACCCTGGCTCATCCGAGCCGCTGATCCTGAACGCCCGCGGGGGACGGCTCACCCGGCGCAGCGTGGCACGCATAGTCGACGCCCACATGCTTCTCATCGCCACCATGCGCAAGGTCTCCCCGCACACCCTGCGCCACACCTTCGCGACCCACCTCTTGGAAGGAGGCGCCGATCTGCGCGCTATCCAGGAGCTCTTGGGACACGCCTCCCTCTCCACCACCCAGAAGTACACCCACGTCAGCATCGACAAGCTGATGGAGGTCTACGACAAGGCCCACCCCAAGGCGCGCGACTAA
- a CDS encoding DUF362 domain-containing protein — MYQVAVEKVGDYRRELVQEGVARLLARLGGMERFVKPGERVLIKPNLLAAKPPEAAVTTHPELLRAVIRQVQLAGGVALVGDSPGIGSAVKVAKRSGLLPVIEETGAEFVPFEQTREVPGLGLYRRFELAAPYLEADRLINLPKLKTHEMMTMTCCVKNLFGAIVGTQKAAWHLKAGADKDLFARMLLEVYRLREPDLNIVDAIVGMEGNGPGSGDPCQVGLLLAGENAVAVDLVAAEIAGIPKKLLYVENAARRMKLPGAERSEVEYLGLQSNEVPYRSFRLPHLSDVQFGLPGFLKHRLRNQLTSRPEVVEGACRLCEICVRACPPGAIRVEGGRLRFDYRRCIRCFCCRELCPHAALRLRDGWLLSLIKKSGTSL; from the coding sequence ATGTACCAGGTTGCGGTAGAGAAGGTGGGTGATTACCGGCGGGAGTTGGTCCAGGAAGGGGTGGCCCGGCTCCTGGCCCGCCTGGGCGGGATGGAGCGCTTCGTGAAGCCCGGCGAACGGGTTCTGATCAAGCCGAACCTCCTTGCCGCGAAGCCTCCCGAGGCCGCCGTCACCACGCACCCGGAACTGCTGCGGGCCGTGATCCGGCAGGTGCAGCTGGCGGGGGGAGTGGCGCTGGTCGGGGATTCGCCGGGAATAGGAAGCGCCGTCAAGGTCGCCAAGCGCTCGGGGCTGCTGCCGGTGATCGAGGAGACCGGGGCCGAGTTCGTCCCATTCGAGCAGACCCGCGAGGTTCCGGGCCTGGGACTCTACCGGCGCTTCGAGCTCGCCGCCCCCTACCTTGAGGCGGACCGCCTGATCAACCTCCCCAAGCTGAAAACGCACGAGATGATGACCATGACCTGCTGCGTCAAGAACCTCTTCGGCGCCATTGTGGGGACGCAGAAGGCCGCCTGGCACCTGAAGGCGGGTGCGGACAAGGATCTCTTCGCCAGGATGCTCTTGGAGGTGTACCGGCTGCGCGAACCGGACCTGAACATCGTGGACGCCATAGTCGGCATGGAGGGAAACGGCCCGGGAAGTGGCGACCCCTGCCAGGTCGGCCTCCTTCTGGCGGGGGAGAACGCCGTCGCCGTGGACCTCGTGGCAGCGGAGATAGCCGGCATCCCCAAAAAGCTCCTCTACGTGGAGAACGCGGCGCGCCGGATGAAGCTTCCCGGAGCCGAGCGCTCCGAGGTGGAATATCTTGGGCTTCAATCTAATGAAGTCCCCTACCGCAGCTTCAGACTACCCCACCTGTCAGACGTGCAGTTCGGCCTTCCCGGGTTCCTGAAGCACCGGCTCAGAAACCAGCTCACCTCTCGGCCCGAGGTGGTGGAGGGGGCGTGCCGGCTCTGCGAGATCTGCGTCAGGGCTTGTCCTCCTGGGGCGATCAGGGTCGAGGGGGGGAGGCTGCGCTTCGATTACCGTCGCTGCATACGCTGTTTTTGCTGCCGGGAACTCTGCCCGCATGCGGCGCTGAGGCTCAGGGACGGCTGGCTTCTTTCGCTAATAAAAAAGAGCGGCACCTCCCTTTAA